From Ananas comosus cultivar F153 linkage group 8, ASM154086v1, whole genome shotgun sequence, one genomic window encodes:
- the LOC109714058 gene encoding GDSL esterase/lipase At5g03980-like, translating to MALPKCISLLLFIVLLISSRAVAVSSSSSSSSSSGDNDCGIKAVYSFGDSIADTGNLLREGVDNTSFSSIARLPYGETTFGYPTGRCSNGLLMIDFIAKDLGLPYLNPYLEKDANFTYGVNFAVAGATALDASFFAEKGMMIPFTNSSLHVQLGWFKSHLKTICSSEEDCGERMRHALFMVGEIGGNDYNYAFFGKKPIQEVATIVPYVVGSIITAAKELLDMGAVRLVIPGNFPIGCIPAYLTLVNSVNPSAYDENDCLIDLNTFAMLHNVKLQKAIEVLRLLYPNAVIAYADYFRAFLYILNNADKLEHTCKFDLFMFNALITDCFEGFNKKFLHQACCGGGGGYNFDAAAMCGAPGTSVDRNPSSFVSWDGIHLTQEAYRIMEKQLFGGGYTYPSIELTKLAKCQ from the exons ATGGCTCTCCCTAAATgcatctctcttctcctcttcatCGTCCTCCTCATCTCCTCGCGAGCCGTCgcagtttcttcttcttcttcttcttcttcttcttcgggaGACAACGACTGCGGTATAAAGGCGGTGTACAGCTTCGGAGACTCCATCGCCGACACAGGGAACCTCCTTCGCGAGGGAGTCGACAACACTAGCTTCTCGTCGATCGCGCGGCTCCCCTACGGCGAGACCACCTTCGGTTACCCCACCGGTCGCTGCTCCAATGGCCTTCTCATGATCGATTTCATCG CTAAGGACCTGGGCCTTCCTTATCTCAACCCCTACTTGGAAAAAGATGCCAATTTCACATACGGAGTCAACTTCGCCGTTGCCGGAGCCACCGCGCTCGACGCCTCCTTCTTTGCAGAGAAAGGCATGATGATACCCTTCACTAACAGTTCACTTCATGTTCAGCTAGGATGGTTCAAGAGCCATCTTAAGACTATATGCTCTTCAGAAGAAg ATTGTGGGGAGAGGATGAGGCATGCACTCTTTATGGTTGGTGAGATTGGAGGTAACGATTACAACTACGCATTCTTCGGAAAGAAACCAATTCAAGAGGTGGCCACCATTGTCCCTTATGTTGTTGGGAGCATAATTACTGCTGCaaag GAACTTCTTGACATGGGAGCAGTTCGACTCGTGATCCCCGGAAACTTTCCTATCGGATGCATCCCCGCGTACCTGACGCTCGTAAACTCCGTGAATCCTTCGGCGTACGACGAAAACGACTGTTTGATCGACTTAAACACCTTCGCCATGTTGCACAACGTGAAGCTCCAAAAAGCCATCGAAGTGCTCCGGTTGCTGTACCCGAATGCCGTCATTGCTTACGCCGACTACTTCCGCGCCTTCTTATATATCCTGAACAACGCAGACAAACTAG AACATACATGTAAGTTTGATCTTTTCATGTTTAACGCATTAATCACTGATTGTTTTGAAGGATTCAACAAGAAGTTCTTGCACCAAGCGTGCTGCGGAGGCGGTGGGGGGTACAACTTCGACGCCGCTGCGATGTGCGGGGCTCCTGGAACTTCGGTGGATCGAAATCCGTCGAGTTTCGTGAGCTGGGACGGAATTCACCTGACACAAGAGGCGTACAGGATTATGGAGAAGCAATTATTCGGCGGCGGATACACGTATCCGAGTATCGAGCTTACAAAATTGGCAAAATGTCAGTAA